One genomic segment of Hordeum vulgare subsp. vulgare chromosome 2H, MorexV3_pseudomolecules_assembly, whole genome shotgun sequence includes these proteins:
- the LOC123429262 gene encoding probable cinnamyl alcohol dehydrogenase 6 — protein MEVTPNHTQAASGWAAMEASGKVVPFAFKRRENGVDDVTIKVHYCGMCHTDLHFINNDWGITMYPVVPGHEITGVVTKVGSDVSGFRPGDRVGVGCIAASCLDCDHCRRSEENYCDKVALTYNGIFWDGSVTYGGYSNMLVAHKRFLVRIPDALPLDAAAPLLCAGITVYSPMKQHGMLHAGRRLGVVGLGGLGHVAVKFGKAFGLKVTVISTSPAKEREARESLKADDFVLSTDDKQMQAMARSLDYVIDTVSTQHSLGPILELLKVNGKLVLVAAPDKPVELPSFPLIFGKRTVSGSMTGGMKETQEMMDLCGEHGITADIELVSTDGINDALARLARNDVRYRFVVDVAGNGSRL, from the coding sequence ATGGAGGTTACCCCGAACCACACGCAGGCCGCGAGCGGGTGGGCGGCCATGGAGGCGTCCGGCAAGGTGGTGCCCTTCGCCTTCAAGCGCCGTGAGAACGGCGTGGACGACGTCACCATCAAGGTGCACTACTGCGGCATGTGCCACACCGACCTCCACTTCATCAACAACGACTGGGGCATCACCATGTACCCCGTCGTGCCCGGCCACGAGATCACCGGCGTCGTCACCAAGGTCGGCTCCGACGTCTCCGGCTTCAGGCCCGGCGACCGCGTCGGCGTGGGCTGCATCGCCGCCTCCTGCCTCGACTGCGACCACTGCCGCCGCTCCGAGGAGAACTACTGCGACAAGGTCGCCCTCACCTACAACGGCATCTTCTGGGACGGCAGCGTCACCTACGGCGGCTACTCCAACATGCTCGTCGCGCACAAGCGCTTCCTCGTGCGCATCCCGGACGCCCTCCCGCTGGACGCCGCCGCGCCGCTGCTGTGCGCCGGGATCACCGTGTACAGCCCCATGAAGCAGCACGGGATGCTGCACGCTGGCAGGAGGCTCGGCGTGGTCGGGCTGGGCGGGCTGGGCCACGTCGCCGTCAAGTTCGGCAAGGCCTTCGGGCTCAAGGTCACCGTCATCAGCACGTCGCCGGCCAAGGAGCGCGAGGCCAGGGAGAGCCTCAAGGCCGACGACTTCGTCCTCAGCACCGACGACAAGCAGATGCAGGCCATGGCGAGGAGCCTGGACTACGTGATCGACACGGTGTCGACGCAGCACTCGCTGGGGCCCATCCTGGAGCTGCTCAAGGTGAACGGCAAGCTGGTGCTGGTGGCGGCGCCGGACAAGCCCGTGGAGCTGCCGTCCTTCCCGCTCATCTTCGGGAAGAGGACGGTGAGCGGGAGCATGACTGGGGGCATGAAGGAGACGCAGGAGATGATGGACCTGTGCGGGGAGCACGGCATCACCGCCGACATCGAGCTCGTCTCCACCGACGGGATCAACGACGCGCTGGCCAGGCTCGCGCGCAACGACGTGCGCTACCGCTTCGTCGTCGACGTCGCCGGGAATGGCTCCAGGCTCTAG